From the genome of Candidatus Electrothrix communis, one region includes:
- the rsfS gene encoding ribosome silencing factor, translating to MRQLKKEHCERTPLELAEICARTALETKAEDLVILDVHASSSFTDYFVIMSGRSSRHVQGLADALEAELRSKRVSSTHSEGLKEGIWVLLDFGDIVAHIFYKDEREFYDLEGLWHDAPRVDLKELGIEEQEED from the coding sequence ATGCGACAGCTGAAAAAAGAACACTGCGAACGAACCCCACTGGAACTGGCCGAGATCTGCGCCCGCACCGCACTGGAGACCAAGGCTGAAGACTTGGTTATCCTGGACGTTCATGCCTCCTCCTCCTTTACTGATTATTTTGTCATCATGAGCGGTCGTTCCAGCCGCCATGTCCAGGGGCTAGCTGACGCGCTTGAGGCGGAACTGCGCTCCAAGCGGGTGTCCAGTACGCACTCGGAGGGCCTGAAAGAAGGTATATGGGTCCTGCTGGATTTCGGTGATATTGTGGCCCATATCTTCTATAAGGATGAACGGGAATTTTATGATCTGGAAGGGCTCTGGCATGATGCCCCCCGAGTGGATCTGAAAGAACTGGGCATTGAGGAGCAGGAGGAAGACTGA
- a CDS encoding DNA topoisomerase III: protein MGKTLIIAEKPSVAADIVKALPGKFTKSKTHFEGGDYIVSYAVGHLVSIGFPEEIDPKFQKWTLDNLPILPEEFPLSVLPNTKTQYNALSKLIRRKDVDTIVNGCDAGREGELIFKYILKHAYTRSVAGKSIRRLWLQSMTLNSIQTGLQNLRENEEMQSLEDTALCRSEADWLIGINATRALTCYNSRHGGFRKTPCGRVQTPTLSLLVKREAERRAFVPSDYWELHADFHCEGAVYQGIWIDTDFKKDPDNPHANKKRIWEEKQAVAIAEKCLGKEAAVEETHKDSSQTPPQLYDLTTLQREANSRFGFSAKNTLGLAQALYERHKLITYPRTDSRCLPEDYSESVHNVLERQQGWQYGEFAAEALSKGYLKKNQKNKRLFNNKKISDHFAIIPTSGLPGTLSEPELKIYQMIVQRFLAILFPAAIFHNTRRVSIVEQETFLTEGKILVEPGWKAVYGSKPGAGDAKTLVALPKDKSVLCKEIEQKKLVTKPPARFSEATLLSAMEHSGKLVDDEELAEAMKERGLGTPATRAAIIEKLLNEKYVVREQKELIPTGKAIELLALLEARDIDVLASPELTGEWEYKLSQILRGKMTREQFMQEIRDQTAKIVEQVKAGEEAVRKEAPFSPVDGVVFFENATAYQSEDGKLMIRKILGGRIMEDNEIVLLIRGETVGPYTDFRSKKGKPFTASVSIKDSKVSFQFADSTDDLDMEAIKQQEPIGISPVDQTKVFETPMAYMSESALEGDRKIGLRIGKTILERSIARENIAQLLTDGKTELIKGFISKRKRPFDAYLCMDNKGKITFEFPPRKPRAAKGKS from the coding sequence ATGGGAAAAACACTCATCATAGCAGAAAAGCCCAGCGTGGCCGCTGACATTGTCAAGGCCCTGCCCGGCAAATTCACAAAATCCAAAACCCATTTCGAGGGCGGTGATTATATCGTCTCCTATGCGGTCGGACATCTTGTCTCTATCGGTTTCCCCGAAGAGATTGACCCGAAATTTCAGAAATGGACCCTGGACAACCTCCCCATTCTGCCGGAAGAATTTCCCTTGAGCGTTCTGCCCAATACCAAGACCCAGTACAACGCCCTGAGCAAGTTAATTCGGCGCAAGGACGTGGATACTATTGTCAACGGTTGTGATGCCGGTCGCGAAGGTGAGCTCATCTTCAAATACATCCTCAAGCACGCCTATACCAGATCTGTGGCCGGAAAATCCATCCGCAGGCTCTGGCTCCAATCCATGACCTTGAATTCCATCCAGACAGGATTGCAAAATCTGCGTGAAAACGAAGAAATGCAGAGCCTTGAAGACACGGCTCTTTGTCGCTCCGAGGCGGACTGGCTCATCGGTATTAACGCAACCCGTGCTCTGACCTGCTATAACTCCCGCCACGGGGGATTCCGAAAAACCCCCTGCGGACGAGTTCAGACCCCTACCCTGTCTTTACTGGTCAAGCGAGAAGCGGAACGACGCGCCTTTGTCCCATCTGATTATTGGGAGCTGCATGCTGATTTTCACTGCGAAGGTGCTGTCTATCAGGGAATCTGGATTGACACAGACTTTAAAAAAGATCCGGACAATCCCCATGCCAATAAAAAACGCATTTGGGAAGAAAAGCAGGCTGTAGCGATCGCGGAGAAATGCCTTGGTAAAGAAGCAGCGGTTGAGGAAACCCATAAAGATTCCAGCCAGACCCCGCCTCAGCTTTACGATCTGACCACTCTGCAGCGGGAGGCCAACTCCAGGTTCGGTTTCTCAGCCAAAAACACCTTGGGCCTTGCCCAGGCCCTGTATGAGCGCCATAAACTGATAACCTATCCCAGAACAGACAGTCGCTGTTTGCCGGAAGATTATTCCGAGTCTGTCCATAACGTACTGGAACGCCAGCAAGGATGGCAATACGGCGAATTTGCCGCTGAGGCTCTCAGTAAAGGATATCTGAAAAAGAACCAAAAGAATAAACGGCTCTTTAATAATAAAAAAATAAGTGATCATTTTGCGATCATTCCGACCTCGGGCCTTCCCGGCACCCTCAGTGAACCGGAACTGAAGATCTACCAGATGATCGTGCAGCGTTTCCTGGCGATCCTCTTTCCTGCGGCGATCTTTCATAACACCCGACGGGTTTCCATTGTGGAGCAGGAGACCTTTCTCACCGAGGGAAAAATCCTGGTGGAACCGGGTTGGAAGGCCGTGTACGGGTCCAAGCCCGGGGCCGGTGACGCAAAGACCCTTGTGGCCCTACCAAAAGACAAGTCAGTGCTTTGCAAGGAAATAGAACAGAAAAAGCTTGTCACTAAACCGCCTGCTCGTTTTTCCGAGGCAACCCTGCTCTCGGCTATGGAGCATTCCGGTAAGCTGGTGGATGACGAAGAACTGGCCGAGGCCATGAAAGAGCGAGGTCTGGGCACTCCTGCCACCCGTGCCGCTATAATTGAAAAGCTGCTCAATGAAAAATATGTTGTTCGGGAACAAAAGGAACTCATTCCCACGGGCAAGGCCATTGAGCTACTCGCCCTTCTGGAGGCACGGGATATTGATGTGCTTGCCTCACCGGAACTGACCGGCGAATGGGAGTACAAGCTCAGTCAAATTCTCCGTGGCAAGATGACCCGCGAGCAATTCATGCAGGAAATTCGCGACCAAACCGCCAAAATTGTCGAACAGGTAAAAGCTGGCGAGGAAGCTGTTCGCAAGGAGGCACCGTTTTCTCCGGTTGACGGTGTTGTATTCTTTGAGAATGCAACAGCCTACCAGTCAGAAGACGGCAAATTGATGATCCGCAAGATTCTTGGCGGCAGAATTATGGAGGACAACGAGATCGTCCTCCTGATTCGCGGAGAAACCGTTGGACCGTACACGGATTTTCGCTCCAAAAAAGGGAAGCCCTTTACCGCCTCTGTCTCCATCAAAGATTCCAAGGTCTCTTTTCAATTTGCCGACTCCACTGATGACCTTGATATGGAGGCCATTAAACAGCAGGAGCCCATAGGCATCTCACCTGTGGATCAAACCAAGGTTTTTGAAACCCCTATGGCCTATATGTCTGAATCCGCTCTTGAAGGGGATCGGAAAATAGGATTACGCATAGGAAAAACCATCCTGGAACGCTCCATCGCTCGGGAGAATATCGCCCAACTCTTGACTGATGGGAAAACCGAGCTGATCAAGGGATTTATCTCAAAAAGGAAACGGCCCTTTGACGCATATCTCTGCATGGACAATAAAGGAAAAATCACCTTTGAATTCCCGCCAAGAAAGCCAAGGGCCGCAAAAGGGAAAAGTTGA
- a CDS encoding DUF456 family protein: MQAIADWFSSCYTVTLANPHVWGFLASIPFIIGGLVGTIFPALPGTVLILVGFVVYGLITGFDSLPAWFFVGQTVLVALSYLIEFLATAFGVKMFGGSKAAAWGAVLGSLLVFVLGPIGIIVGPLLGAIVGELIMGEQIKQALHSGFGSFLGFMGGVIANLIISGLMIAWFVLEIL; encoded by the coding sequence ATGCAGGCAATAGCAGACTGGTTCTCTTCATGCTATACAGTCACCCTTGCCAACCCTCATGTTTGGGGTTTCCTGGCAAGCATCCCCTTTATTATTGGAGGGTTGGTAGGGACAATTTTCCCCGCTCTCCCAGGGACGGTGTTGATCCTCGTCGGCTTTGTGGTCTACGGATTGATTACAGGATTCGACAGCTTACCCGCCTGGTTCTTTGTCGGACAAACCGTGTTGGTCGCCCTGAGCTACCTGATCGAGTTTCTCGCCACAGCTTTTGGGGTGAAAATGTTCGGTGGCTCAAAAGCGGCTGCCTGGGGTGCGGTGCTCGGCTCCTTGCTGGTCTTTGTCCTCGGACCTATCGGCATTATTGTCGGCCCCTTACTCGGAGCTATCGTCGGTGAACTGATCATGGGCGAGCAGATCAAACAGGCTCTGCATTCCGGGTTCGGCTCCTTTCTCGGTTTCATGGGAGGGGTCATTGCCAATCTGATTATTTCCGGGCTGATGATTGCCTGGTTTGTTTTAGAAATACTGTAA